ATGATCTTCATCAAAGTAGATTTACCAGAACCATTTAATCCTAAGATTCCGATTTTAGCTCCGTAGAAAAAACTTAAATGAATATTTTTTAATACTTGTTTTCCTGTTGATTGGTAAGTTTTACTCAATCCAGACATGGAAAAAATTACTTTCTTATCGTCTGACATATTTTTTAAATTTTAATAGGCTCAAAAATACTTCTTTTTTTATACAAAGACTATACATAAAAGAAAAGCCTATTGCAGATTTTACTATTAGCAAATGATATTTAGGTAAACATCAAACAATGGCTTATTTAAAAAACAATCTCATACAATAGTTAAACAAACCTAACTGTTCTTTATTAAAAAGAATATAAAAGCAAAAAGCCTCCTAAATTTTAACATCAGGAAGCTTTTTAAACTATTTTGACCATTATTTTAAGACCTTGACAATTCTACTAATTGCAACTTCTTGTATTTACGTTTCCGTCAGGAGAATATACTCGAATCCAATCTACTCTCATCTTTGTATGCTCACCTGTTTTTATATCAGAACTATTCCAAAAAGCATCAACACTAGGATATCTCCATGTTTGAGCCGCATGACTAATAATCATGTGCATTTCTCTAGTTAATCCATCTCCACAACTTGTATAAGAATGAGGATCTATACCATCATCAACTCGCAAACCGTCTACAACCTTAACTCTTTTTCCGTCTACAAAATATTCTAACCTTGTTTCACTTACCCATTTCACACCAAAATAATGATAATCTTCACTCCAAACCACCTCATTATCTCGACTACAATCTCCTGTTGTTTTTTTTCTAGACATCCAAGTTTGTTGGTGTGGCTGATAGTCTAATCTTTGACCTCCATCATTCTTAAATGTGTGATGACTTAAATGTATACGATCTGCGTAATAAGGAAAATCACATGATGTTCCATCAGGTCTAACTTTAGGTCCATATGCCTCTACATTATCTATTTCTTCTGTTGTTCCAGGGTCATCACTCAACATCCAAACTGCATTTGCTAATTGAGAGTTACTAATTTTTACCTTTGCTTCTTGAAACAGAGGATAACTACTTTTAGCTATAGAAGTAATCATTCCGCACTTTAGTCTTCTACTTGCTCCTGAACCTGTTTCTGCTGCTTCAAGCACTAGAGCTCTGTTTGTTCCATTAATAGTCTCAAAAGAAACCTGATCTCCTGTCCATACTGTTGGTACTGGTCCTGTATAAGAATTTACAAAACCAAACTTCCATTTACTTGTGAAATCAGTTGCTGTTTCGCCTGTTGGATAATCAAATTCATCCGACAAAGCATCAACCAATTGCCAAGATCCCATACCATAATTATCACGATTTACGGCACTCACATTATTATTTACAGGAGAATCATAAAGAATGTTGTTTTTTGGACTACAAGCTGAAAAAGCAGCTGATGGCATCCCTTCCTTATCTAAACCATCGTCTTGAGTTACTTCATCATCGTCTTTAATTATATCATCTGAATCCTCTATATCACTTACATGATTTGTTTGTCCACAACTAAAAAGTGATAGACACATAAAAACAATCCCTAATTTAATTTGATTCATTCTATTCCGTATTATAATATTAATATGTTACTAAATTAGAACTCAATAATATTATCCACAATAAACCCAACTAGACATAGACTAAACATTCCTATAAAAAAACACGACAAATCATAGAAAATATTGCTACACTCCTACTTTAGGGGCTTATAAAGATTCAACCTGCTACTTGAATTATTACAAAACGCCCATTTTTCCCTCTTGATAATCTATAAATGCCTGATAGGTTTCTCTTCTAGAATTCATTACAAAAGGCCCTTCCATTACAACAGGCTCATCAATAGGTTCTCCTGAAAGTACTAATAACTTTGACGATTCTTTTGCTTTTATTTGAAATCCATCTCCATCTTGATCAAATACGACCATTGCATCTTCACCATATTTTAGACTTTGACTATTGTTAATCTCTACTTCTCCTTTAATTAGGTACAC
Above is a genomic segment from Wenyingzhuangia fucanilytica containing:
- a CDS encoding family 16 glycosylhydrolase, whose amino-acid sequence is MNQIKLGIVFMCLSLFSCGQTNHVSDIEDSDDIIKDDDEVTQDDGLDKEGMPSAAFSACSPKNNILYDSPVNNNVSAVNRDNYGMGSWQLVDALSDEFDYPTGETATDFTSKWKFGFVNSYTGPVPTVWTGDQVSFETINGTNRALVLEAAETGSGASRRLKCGMITSIAKSSYPLFQEAKVKISNSQLANAVWMLSDDPGTTEEIDNVEAYGPKVRPDGTSCDFPYYADRIHLSHHTFKNDGGQRLDYQPHQQTWMSRKKTTGDCSRDNEVVWSEDYHYFGVKWVSETRLEYFVDGKRVKVVDGLRVDDGIDPHSYTSCGDGLTREMHMIISHAAQTWRYPSVDAFWNSSDIKTGEHTKMRVDWIRVYSPDGNVNTRSCN